In the Flavisolibacter tropicus genome, one interval contains:
- a CDS encoding IS1182 family transposase gives MQGKKPFQDKRLASFRLSERVPRDNFYRRLKAIMDVEWLYEATQKYYGREGHKSLDPVVFFKLILIGYLENLLSDRRIIQTVSLRLDLLYFIGYSLDEPLPWHSTISRTRQLLGEEVFKELFKRVLRQCVQQGMVKGKRQALDSVHVKANASMDSLKEKEIVQDGEAYAGELGEDAEDEEQTEKQTVSVFKHQQVQWHHGWKRKAYKGRPSGGWRARFVSNHTHYSTTDGDARVAVKPGKPRQLNYLGQLSVDTAHHVITCIQADYASKKDSQCLPSLLRHTIDNVKAVGLKVKEVLCDAGYSSSEALKALKQYRVTGYIPNFGQYKPTREGFRYFAGGDYYQCSRGVRLPFKRIKDSHDGTYQMRVYRSSSLDCRNCPLRKTCIGKSDFKKIEDTVDKPLYDEMHLRLQTRKAKRMKRLRQATVEPVIGTLVNFLGMRRVNTRGIQLANKCLLMAAVCYNLKRLLKWMGKAEGKGEKTLGQLLVMLYWLPVLYSRRGEQIQTSLSYAC, from the coding sequence ATGCAAGGAAAGAAACCTTTTCAAGACAAGCGCCTTGCTTCCTTCCGCCTCTCGGAGCGGGTGCCGCGTGACAACTTCTACCGCCGCTTAAAAGCAATCATGGATGTGGAGTGGCTCTATGAAGCCACCCAAAAGTACTATGGCCGTGAGGGCCACAAATCGCTGGACCCGGTGGTGTTCTTCAAACTCATTTTAATTGGTTATCTCGAGAACCTCTTAAGCGATCGAAGAATCATCCAGACCGTCAGCCTGCGCCTGGATCTTTTGTACTTTATCGGTTACTCCCTGGACGAACCGCTGCCCTGGCATTCTACCATCAGCCGCACGCGTCAACTTCTGGGTGAAGAGGTCTTTAAAGAACTCTTCAAACGGGTCTTACGCCAGTGTGTGCAACAAGGCATGGTGAAGGGCAAACGCCAGGCCCTGGACTCGGTGCATGTCAAAGCCAATGCGTCGATGGACTCCTTAAAAGAAAAAGAAATTGTGCAGGACGGGGAAGCCTATGCAGGTGAACTCGGTGAAGATGCAGAGGACGAAGAGCAAACAGAAAAGCAAACCGTCTCCGTCTTCAAACACCAGCAAGTGCAGTGGCATCACGGCTGGAAGCGGAAGGCCTACAAAGGGCGGCCCAGTGGTGGATGGCGGGCTCGCTTTGTCTCCAACCACACCCACTACAGCACTACCGATGGGGATGCCCGTGTGGCCGTCAAACCCGGCAAGCCCCGCCAGTTAAACTATTTGGGGCAACTCAGTGTCGATACCGCCCATCACGTTATTACTTGTATACAGGCCGACTATGCCAGTAAAAAAGACTCGCAGTGTTTGCCCTCATTACTCCGGCATACCATTGACAATGTAAAGGCGGTAGGCTTAAAAGTAAAAGAAGTACTCTGCGATGCGGGCTACTCCTCTTCGGAGGCCCTAAAAGCACTGAAGCAGTACCGTGTCACCGGCTATATCCCCAACTTTGGGCAATATAAACCCACCCGGGAAGGCTTCCGCTATTTTGCCGGCGGGGATTATTACCAATGCTCCCGGGGAGTAAGGCTTCCTTTTAAACGCATCAAGGACTCTCATGATGGCACGTACCAGATGCGGGTCTACAGAAGCAGTTCTTTGGATTGCAGGAACTGCCCTTTGAGAAAAACCTGTATTGGTAAAAGTGATTTTAAAAAGATTGAAGACACTGTAGACAAACCCCTCTATGATGAGATGCATCTCCGGCTACAAACCCGCAAAGCCAAACGTATGAAACGGCTTAGGCAAGCCACCGTCGAACCGGTGATTGGTACCCTGGTGAACTTTTTAGGGATGCGACGAGTGAACACAAGAGGCATCCAGCTGGCCAACAAGTGTTTGCTGATGGCCGCCGTGTGTTATAATTTGAAAAGACTCCTAAAATGGATGGGGAAAGCCGAAGGCAAAGGCGAAAAAACGCTTGGCCAGCTACTGGTTATGCTGTACTGGCTACCGGTTCTCTACAGCCGAAGAGGAGAGCAAATACAAACCAGCTTAAGCTACGCTTGCTAA
- a CDS encoding tetratricopeptide repeat protein, giving the protein MRLIFSTLFCLFTLCLSAQNQWSAVMTQGTAAQSYDYFYSLESASTYISDQLKKGYVPTEIVYGDGKWYVVTTYTAVETTVSWKWGPDFPSDWIKGEWDNKKYITKVTYGNGAWFVIMATDKNVKTQSWGTRDTWDGMKKYIDDTWKENSRYNITDLAYGNGIWAVILTVMETYEHQKFKASESFPSSWIQEQYDDKYNITSIEHDGKQWIVVMTKQATSKGETAFLPETSFPTSKIKEQWDKGRRINSFIYYKKEENNEEQFKKYLKDGSDHLNGKYYNLAIADFKKALELYPSNASALNNLAWAQYQAGYCNDAMESIDKALALEKTRYNNHTKASILMCKNRCDEAVRYYDEAIRLYKQELGAIKESLYFVDRAKAKKCKGDYSGAKDDLQEAIKLEPNNVSFKNELIEVYELMNKKSL; this is encoded by the coding sequence ATGAGATTGATTTTCAGTACCCTCTTTTGTCTTTTTACCCTCTGTCTCAGCGCCCAAAATCAGTGGTCTGCTGTGATGACACAGGGAACCGCAGCACAGTCGTATGACTATTTTTATTCTTTAGAAAGTGCTAGTACCTATATCTCCGACCAGTTAAAAAAGGGGTATGTGCCTACAGAGATTGTCTATGGCGATGGTAAATGGTATGTAGTTACTACCTACACAGCTGTTGAAACGACTGTCTCCTGGAAATGGGGCCCAGACTTCCCTTCAGATTGGATAAAAGGTGAGTGGGATAATAAAAAGTATATTACCAAGGTTACGTATGGCAATGGAGCGTGGTTTGTAATAATGGCCACAGACAAAAACGTAAAAACGCAAAGCTGGGGAACGCGCGATACTTGGGATGGTATGAAGAAATATATAGACGATACGTGGAAGGAGAACTCTCGCTATAATATTACTGACCTGGCTTATGGAAACGGCATTTGGGCTGTAATTCTTACTGTAATGGAGACGTATGAGCACCAGAAATTCAAGGCCAGTGAGTCGTTTCCTAGCAGCTGGATACAAGAGCAGTATGATGATAAGTATAACATTACCTCAATTGAGCATGATGGCAAGCAGTGGATTGTAGTAATGACCAAACAGGCTACCTCTAAGGGCGAAACGGCCTTTCTTCCAGAAACATCATTCCCTACTTCTAAAATAAAAGAACAGTGGGATAAGGGAAGACGAATAAACTCTTTTATCTATTATAAGAAAGAAGAGAATAATGAGGAGCAATTTAAAAAATACCTAAAAGATGGCTCTGACCACTTAAACGGCAAGTATTATAATTTGGCAATAGCAGATTTTAAGAAAGCCCTTGAACTCTATCCTTCAAACGCTAGTGCGCTAAATAACCTGGCTTGGGCGCAATACCAGGCTGGTTATTGTAATGATGCAATGGAAAGTATAGATAAGGCATTGGCGCTGGAAAAAACACGATATAATAATCACACAAAAGCATCAATACTGATGTGCAAGAATCGGTGTGATGAAGCGGTTCGTTATTACGATGAAGCTATTCGCCTCTATAAACAGGAGCTAGGTGCTATTAAAGAAAGCTTATACTTTGTTGACCGGGCCAAAGCGAAAAAGTGTAAAGGTGATTACAGTGGTGCAAAAGACGATTTACAGGAAGCTATAAAACTGGAACCTAATAATGTCAGCTTTAAGAATGAGTTGATTGAAGTATATGAACTTATGAATAAAAAGAGTTTATAA
- a CDS encoding serine hydrolase domain-containing protein, giving the protein MCKKQLKAFYAISLLAFGAPYLCSGQTNTKGPVNIHHSFAGQTQTIKPIIQSDNKLKSQIDTIVQKATIPFISDTSKVGLSIGIYKNGEVHYYNYGTTQKGKQSLPTNKTVYEIGSISKTFTGTLLAQAVKDKKVKLDDDIRKYLDGNYPNLEYQGKPIKLSHLVSHISGLPFFLPDNPDLFKKPNFDTLPFTISKIQQNYSKQKFFDDLHTVQLDTIPGYKFHYSNAGAQLLKFILEKVYKMPYDKLLSEYITKPLKMQNTNSLYTKNDATLLVKGYNDKGKLMPYNPQILDAAGGIFSTTSDMLQYLKFHLDENNEVVALSHKVTMGEINDYAIGLNWQEQITSKKQKKIWQSGGTFGFSSYCVIYPESKVGIVLLTNESDPGSQHGLEGIAEEIVAQLNNVK; this is encoded by the coding sequence ATGTGTAAAAAACAATTAAAAGCTTTCTACGCTATTTCCTTACTTGCGTTTGGAGCTCCTTATTTATGCAGTGGCCAAACCAATACAAAAGGTCCTGTCAACATACACCACTCATTCGCTGGGCAAACACAAACTATTAAACCCATTATTCAGAGTGACAACAAACTCAAAAGTCAAATAGACACCATTGTTCAAAAAGCTACAATACCTTTTATTAGCGATACTTCAAAAGTTGGACTTTCAATTGGTATCTACAAAAATGGCGAAGTGCATTATTATAATTACGGCACCACACAAAAAGGAAAGCAAAGTTTACCAACAAATAAAACGGTTTATGAGATAGGCTCAATATCTAAAACATTTACAGGAACATTACTTGCCCAAGCAGTTAAAGACAAAAAAGTAAAATTGGATGATGACATTAGAAAGTATCTTGACGGCAATTACCCTAACTTGGAATATCAAGGAAAGCCAATAAAGCTATCGCATCTGGTAAGTCATATTTCAGGACTTCCTTTTTTCCTTCCTGACAATCCGGATCTTTTTAAAAAACCAAATTTTGATACTTTACCTTTTACTATTTCCAAAATTCAACAGAACTATTCAAAACAAAAGTTCTTTGACGACTTGCATACCGTTCAATTAGACACCATCCCGGGGTATAAATTTCATTATTCAAATGCAGGTGCTCAGCTTCTAAAGTTCATTTTGGAAAAGGTGTATAAAATGCCATATGACAAACTTTTAAGTGAATACATAACCAAGCCTTTGAAAATGCAAAACACCAATTCTCTATATACAAAGAATGACGCTACACTTTTGGTAAAAGGTTATAATGATAAAGGAAAACTTATGCCATACAATCCACAAATACTTGATGCAGCCGGTGGCATATTTTCAACAACATCTGATATGCTGCAGTATTTGAAATTTCATTTAGACGAAAACAATGAAGTGGTTGCCTTATCACACAAAGTAACGATGGGTGAGATTAATGATTATGCAATTGGGCTGAATTGGCAAGAGCAAATAACATCAAAAAAGCAAAAAAAGATTTGGCAAAGTGGTGGGACATTTGGTTTTTCAAGTTACTGTGTAATCTATCCAGAGAGTAAAGTTGGAATTGTTCTTTTGACAAATGAATCTGATCCAGGATCACAACATGGGCTTGAAGGAATCGCAGAAGAAATCGTGGCACAATTGAACAACGTAAAATAG
- a CDS encoding GYD domain-containing protein: protein MKKYLIKGSYNAEGIKGLMQEGGSGRKNAVEKMLADMGGKVESFYYAFGEDDVYVVVELPDDISAAAVGLRVNTAGLVKITTTVLLSPADVDEATKKNVSYRAPGG from the coding sequence ATGAAAAAGTATTTGATTAAAGGATCTTACAACGCAGAAGGAATTAAAGGCTTAATGCAGGAAGGTGGCTCTGGACGTAAAAATGCTGTTGAGAAAATGCTGGCAGATATGGGTGGCAAAGTGGAGTCATTCTATTATGCATTTGGAGAAGATGATGTATATGTGGTTGTAGAACTCCCTGATGATATTTCTGCAGCAGCTGTGGGATTGCGAGTGAATACAGCAGGCCTGGTTAAAATTACAACAACTGTATTGCTTTCACCTGCAGATGTTGATGAAGCCACTAAGAAAAATGTTAGCTACAGGGCGCCTGGGGGCTAA
- a CDS encoding CHAT domain-containing protein has translation MQVMLKHSLLLIFCLVHFSIYSQITDSSYTIYLEQFIELSNTRALQPTEIQKTIKDFKSNNLNSNEDFAKLCSRLYPKDKGIGILLYFFHRDTLKRVFVEPGNVIEETAIPIKKEALLKLSDDLNYALNLYNLTANRAPTLRGGIRIDKKEENTGQSLSKITSDLTSLLLPSKFSDKYRHLIIIPCLNIGVLPFHLLKPYKDDSYLIDKCSFTIAPTLVDFVGLRSRVIKALGMNVEYIKDFDVAINSTDFAEGLIKFSIENPLFISNPDYPKNSEYFFPDLPGAEREIDSALRYAARYSLLKGKEASKALVIESLNHSDIAYFATHGMSNAENPKDKSYLVLSGDDPFLTSKEIQDLRLKKDFAMPELVILSACQTGLGKATEAGIAGSLARSFILSGSNQVITSLWSVDDNATAYLMNRFFFHLANSEYFIPAEHLRKAILDTKNKFPNPAHWASFSLVGVDYGIR, from the coding sequence ATGCAAGTCATGCTAAAACACTCTTTACTCCTTATTTTTTGTCTAGTTCATTTTTCGATTTACTCTCAGATAACAGACAGTTCCTATACAATCTATTTAGAACAATTCATTGAACTTAGTAATACAAGGGCCCTGCAACCAACCGAAATCCAAAAAACTATAAAAGACTTCAAGTCAAATAATTTAAATTCCAATGAAGATTTTGCAAAACTATGTTCCAGACTTTACCCCAAAGACAAAGGGATAGGCATCCTGCTCTACTTCTTTCATAGAGATACATTGAAAAGGGTTTTCGTTGAACCAGGTAACGTAATAGAGGAAACAGCAATACCCATTAAAAAAGAAGCCCTTTTAAAACTAAGTGATGATTTAAATTATGCGCTAAACCTCTATAATTTAACTGCCAATCGAGCCCCCACGTTACGAGGAGGAATAAGGATTGACAAAAAGGAAGAGAACACGGGACAGAGTTTAAGTAAAATAACTTCTGATCTAACATCTCTTTTGCTACCGAGTAAGTTTAGTGATAAGTATCGGCATTTAATTATCATCCCCTGTTTGAATATAGGTGTTTTACCCTTCCATTTATTGAAGCCATATAAAGACGATTCTTACCTTATAGACAAATGCAGTTTTACGATTGCTCCAACTTTAGTTGACTTCGTTGGCTTACGATCGAGAGTAATAAAAGCCTTGGGAATGAACGTTGAATATATAAAGGATTTTGATGTAGCCATAAATTCAACAGACTTCGCTGAAGGTCTCATAAAATTTTCAATAGAAAATCCTTTATTTATTTCAAACCCTGACTATCCTAAGAATAGTGAGTATTTTTTTCCAGATTTACCAGGAGCAGAAAGAGAGATTGACAGCGCTTTACGATATGCTGCACGATACAGTTTATTAAAAGGTAAAGAGGCATCAAAAGCGCTTGTTATTGAATCTTTAAATCACTCTGACATTGCATATTTTGCTACACATGGTATGTCAAATGCCGAAAATCCTAAAGACAAAAGCTATTTAGTATTAAGCGGAGATGATCCATTTTTAACATCAAAGGAAATACAGGACTTGCGATTAAAGAAGGACTTTGCCATGCCTGAACTGGTAATATTATCGGCTTGCCAAACCGGATTAGGCAAGGCAACAGAGGCTGGTATTGCTGGATCTCTTGCCAGGTCATTTATTTTGAGTGGCAGTAACCAGGTGATTACAAGTTTATGGAGTGTTGATGATAATGCAACAGCCTACCTTATGAATCGTTTTTTCTTTCATTTAGCTAACTCAGAATATTTTATTCCAGCAGAACATTTAAGAAAAGCAATTCTTGATACCAAAAATAAATTTCCTAATCCCGCTCACTGGGCAAGCTTTTCATTAGTAGGCGTAGATTATGGTATAAGATAG